DNA from Kineococcus mangrovi:
CGGCGGGACCGGTGCCGGCCGCGGCGTCGGGCGGGCGGCAGGCCAGCGCGAGGGCGTCCGGGCCGCAGACCACCCGCTCGCCGGGGATGCGTCCGCGCAGCTCGTGGACGAACGTCTCCGCGACCCCGACCCGCACGCGCCCGCCCTCTCCCCGGCGGTTGTGTCTCAACCGTGGGTCGATCCTCCCGACCGCTTCACCGGAGTGCAACTCCGGCGAAACCTTCACTCGACGTCACGTTCCGGTGTCCCGCAACGGATCGGTGCGCCGGGTAACCTTCCTGTCGTGCCCCTGCCGCCCGACGGTCGCCGCGCCGAGGTCGCCCGCGCGAACCGCAGCGCCGTCGTGCACGCCGCTCGCCGCCTCTTCGCCGCGCAGGGCTACTTCCAGACCACGGTCGAGCAGATCGCCCGGGCGGCCGGTGTCGCCCCCGCGACGGTCTACGCGACCACCGGGGGGAAGCAGGGGCTGCTGCTCGAGCTCGTCGAGGCGTGGGCGACCACCCCGGCGGTCCGCGAGTCCCTCGAGGGCGTCGCGCGCTGCCGCCGCGTCGAGGACGCCGTCTCCGAGCTGGCCTCGGGGGTGCGTCGCGTGCGCGACGAGTGGGGCGACGTCATCGAGGTCGTCCTGGCGACGGCGCCGCACGAACCCTCCGTCGCGGCCCTCCTCGTCGACGTCCGGCACCGGTACGAGGCCGACGTGGGGGCCTGCGTCACCCGGATCGTCGACCTGACGGCCAGGCCGCAGGCCCACCGCCAGGTCATGGACGTCCTGTGGTTCTACTTCGGCTTCCACGGGTACGCGCTGCTCGTGGACGACCGGGGCTGGGACAGCGGGCAGGCCGAGCTGTGGCTCGTCCGGCAGGCGTCGCGGGCCGTCGAGGACGCCCTCGCCGACCCGGCGCCCGACCCGGGCCGGGCGACACCGCCGGCGGGCGCGGCACCTGCGCGGCTGCGACAGTGGCCGACGTGATCGAGGTGACCGAGCGAGGCAGCGGCTCCCCGGGACGTGACGTCGCCGTCGTCGGGGGCGACGTCCTCACCCTGACCCCGCAGTGGCGCGGCGGTTCCGTCCCCGCGACCGTCCTCGTCCGCGACGGGCGCATCGCCGCCGTGGGTCCCGACGTCCCCGTGCCCGCGGGCGTCCCCGTCGTCGACGCCACCGGCCGCTGGGTCCTGCCCGGTCTCGTCGACCCCCACACCCACCTCGGCGTCCACGCCGAGGGTGAGGGCTGGCACGGCGCGGACGTCAACGAGAAGGGCGAACCCCGCGGGGCCCGCCTGCGCACGTGGGACGGCGTCGACCCCGCCGACCGGGGTTTCGTCGACGCCCTCGCCACCGGTGTCACGACCGTCGCCGTCCTGCCCGGCTCGGCGAACGTCGTCGGGGGTCAGACGAGCGCCCTGAAGACCTGGGGAGCCACCGTCGACGCCATGCTGCTGCGCGCGCCGCTGGGGGTGAAGAGCGCGCTGGGGGAGAACCCCAAGAAGAACTCCTCGGGTGGGCGGGGCCCCGGCACCCGGATGGGGGTGGCCGCGGCCCTACGCGACGCCTTCGCCACCGCGCGGCGGTTCGCGGACGACCGCGACCGTGCCGCCGCGGCCGGGGGACGGCCCGGCCCGGTGACGGGGGCCGACCGCGACGCGGAGGTGCTCGCCCGCGTCCTGGACGGGGAACTGCTGTGGCACCAGCACGCCCACCGCGCCGACGACATCGCGACCGCGGTGCGGCTCGCCGACGAGTTCGGCTACCGGCTCGTCCTCAACCACGTCACCGAGGGCCACCGCGTCCTGGACCTGCTGCGCGGGCGCGGACTGCCGGCCGTCGTCGGGCCGCTGCTGACCTCCCGGTCCAAACCCGAGTTGCGGCACCGCTCCCTCGCGGTCCCCGGGCTGCTCGCCGGGGCGGGCCTGCAGGTGGCGCTGACGACCGACCACCCCGTCGTCCCGATCCAGTTCCTGCCCGTCTCGGCCGCGTTCGCGGTCAAGGAGGGCATGGACCCCGACGAGGCGCTGCGCGCCCTCACGCTCAACCCCGCCGTCATCCTCGGTCTCGACGACCGCGTCGGCTCCCTCGCCCCCGGCCTCGACGGCGACGTCGTCGTGTGGTCCGGGAACCCCCTGGACGTGATGTCCCGCGCGGTCCACGTCGTCCTGGGCGGTCGGTCGGTCTACCGGTGGGACGGGCGGGGCGAGGTCCTCGGGCACGACGGCGCGTGGAGCCCGGTGTGAGCGGCGCCCGGGGGCGCGCGGGGACGGCGGCCCCCGCGTGAGCGACCAGGAGAACCGGGACGGGCAGCACGGCCGGAGCTACCTCGCCCTCGTCAACGCCGCGGCCGGGTCGGCGCGCCCCGACGCCGTGGACGCCGTGGTCGGTGAGCTCGGCCGTGCCGGGGACGTCGAGCTGCGCCGCACCGGCAGCCTCGACGAGCTGCGCGAGTCGCTGCTGGGCGCCGAGGGCCGCCGCGTCGTCCTCCTGGGCGGTGACGGTTCCCTGCACGCCGCGCTGCAGCTGCTCTGGGACGCGCACCGGACGTGGGACGTGGGCCCGCTGGGGGTCGTGCCGCTCGGCACCGGCAACGACCTCGCCCGGTCGCTGCGGCTGCCGCTGGACCCGGTCGCCGCGGCCCGAGTCGTCACGACGGGACGCCCGCGTGAGCTCGAACTGCTCGTCGACTCCCAGGACCGGATCACCGTCAACACCGTCCACGCCGGGATCGGGGCGTCCGCGACGGCGACCGCGCAGCGGCTCAAGAAAGGGCTGAAGGCGCTGGCCTACCCCGTCGGTGCCGCCTGGGCCGGGGTCAGCGCGGGCCGGGGGTTCCGGTTGCGCGTGCAGGTCGACGGGCAGGTCGTCGCCCCGGGACCCGAGCCCGTCCTCCTGGTCGGCATCGGCATCGGCGGCACCATCGGCGGCGGAGCCCCGCTCGTGCCGGGCGCCGACCCGCACGACGGGGTGGCCGACGTCGTGCTGAGCACGTCCACGGGTCCGCTCGCCCGGCTCGGGTTCGCGGCCGGCCTGCGCCGCGGGGTCCACGTCGAGCGCCAGGACGTCACCACGGCGACGGGGAAGGTCGTGGAGATCACCGCCGAGTCGGGGTCTTTCCGGCTGAACTCCGACGGGGAGGTCACCGGCCCCCAGACGTCGGAGCGCTTCGAGATGCACGCCGACGTCTGGCGGGTGGTGTGCCCCTGACGGGCCCGGGCGGTCCGGGGGTCAGCGGCGCATGACGCTGCGCGCGAGGCGGTTGCCCACGACCTGCCCCACCTGCACGATGACGACGATCGCCGCGACGGCGACGTAGATGATCCCGTAGTCGTAGCGCTGCTTGCCGTACGTGATGGCGTAGTCGCCCAGCCCACCGCCGCCGACGAGACCGGCCTGCGCCGTCATGTCGACGATGCCGATGAAGATGAACGTGTAGCCCAGGATGAGCGGGCCGAGGCCCTCGGGGATGACGACGCCGACGAGGATCGACAGCCGCGAGGCCCCCACGGCGCGGGCCGCCTCGACGACGCCCGGGTCGACGTTCACCAGGCTCTGCTCGACGATGCGGGCCACCGCGAACGCCGCGGCCAACGAGATCGCGAACGTCACCGCCGTCGTGCCGATCGTCGTCCCGACGGCCGCGATCTGCAGCGGGGTGATCGCGGCGAGGAAGATGATGAACGGGATGGGGCGCACCAGGTTCACGACGAACCCGATGAGCCCGAAGACGAACCGGTTGCCGAACAGGTTGCCCGGCCGCGTCGCGTACAGCGCCGTCCCGAGGACGAGCCCGATGACGCCGGAGGCGACGAGCGAGACGACCGCCATGAACAGCGTCTGCCAGATCGCGGTCCTGAACACGCCGAGGGTGTCGACGAACCCGCTGAAGTCCACGGTCAGACCTCCTCGACCACGTGGACCCCGGCGGACCGCAGCGCGGCCGAGGCCGCGTCGACCGCATCGGGGGTACCGGTCAGTTCGTAGGTGAGGGAACCGGCCCGCCGCTCGCGGACCTCCGAGACCCCGCCGTACACCAGTTCGGCGGTGGTCCCGTGGTCCCGGAAGACGGCGTCGATCCGTTGCTGAAGTCCCGGTTCGTCGGTGATGCGGACGCTCACGAGCCGGCCGGGGTGGTGGGTGCGCAGGCGCGCCAGCGTGTCCGCCGACGGGCGGTCGTGCGTGGCGCTGCGCACGAAACGCTGCGCCGCAGGGGTCTTCGGGTCCGAGAAGACGTCGTAGACGTCCCCGACCTCGACGACCCGGCCCTGTTCCATCACGACGACGCGGTCGGCGATCTGCCGCACGGCCTCCATCTCGTGGGTGATGACGACGATGGTGACGCCGAGTTCGGTGTTCACCCGGCGCAGCAGCGAGAGCACCTCGGTCGTCGTCTCGGGGTCCAGCGCGCTCGTCGCCTCGTCGCACAGCAGCAGCGGCGGGTTCGTCGCCAGCGCGCGGGCGATCCCGACGCGCTGCTTCTGCCCGCCCGACAACTGCTCGGGGTAGGCGTGGGCGCGGTCGAGCAACCCCACGAAGTCGAGGAGTTCGGCGGTGCGCCGGTCGCGCTCGTCCTTCGCGACCCCCGCGACCTTCAACGGGTAGCCGACGTTCCCGGCGACGGTCCGGGACCGGAACAGGTTGAACTGCTGGAAGATCATCCCGATGCGGGACCGGGCCGCGCGCAGTTCCCCCTCGGACAACCTCGTGAGGTCCTGCCCGGCGACGCGGACGCTGCCCGACGTGGGTCTCTCCAGCGCGTTGATGAGCCGGACCAGGGTGGACTTGCCCGCTCCCGAGTACCCGATGACGGCGAGGACCTCGCCCTCGGCGACCTCGAGGGAGACGCCGTCGACCGCCGTGACGGTCTTGCCGCCACGACGGTCGAAGGTCTTGCTGACGTCCGTCAGCGAGATGAGCGCGCTCACTTGCCCTTGGCGGCCTTCGCGTCGGCCTCGACCTCGGTCAGTTCCGCCTGCAGGTCGGCGGCCGGGGTGTCCTCGACGATCGCGGTCGGGTTGTCCTGCAGGAACACCTCCTGCACGGCCGGGTCGTGCCACAGCTGGGCCAGCTGCAGGTACGTCTCGTTCGTGGCGTCGGCCTTGCGGGCCGTGAAGATGTTGACGTACGGCGCCGCGGCGGCCGACTTCGCGTCGTCCTGGACGATGATGTCGTCGGTCGGCAGCTTCGCGGCCGTGGCGTAGTTGTTGTTGACGATCGCGGCGGCGACCGAACCGCTCTGCAGCGCGCTCGCGGTCTGGTCCGCGGACACGGGGACGACCTCGACCTTGCCGGACTCGATGTCGTTCGTCGTGGAGAACGCCGTGCCGCCGTCCTTCAGCGTCACCAGACCGGCCTCCTGCAGCACGAGCAGGCCACGGGCCTCGTTGATGGCGTCGTTGGGGATCGCGACCTTCGCGTCGGCGGGCAGTTCCGAGGCGGACTTCGCGGTGAGGGAGTACAGCGGCAGCGGGTAGACGGCGGTGGCCCCGATGGGTTGCAGGTCGTCACCGGCCTCGACGTTGTAGTTCGCCAGGTACTGGATGTGCTGGAACTGGTTGAGATCCAGCTCGCCCTGCTCCAGCGCCGGGTTCGGCAGGGTGTAGTCGGAGAAGTTGACGAGCTCGACGTCGACGTTCAGCTTCGACTTCGCGAGCTCGGTGTAGGTGCTCCAGTACGGCAGCGACTTGTCCGCGACACCGATCGTGACGGTCTGCGCCTCACCGCCGCCGCTCGCCGCGGTGGTGGCGGTGTCGTCCCGGGTGCTCAGGACGACGGCGACGACCACGACGATCACGACGGCGATCGCGGCGATGACGCCGACGAGGAGGCCGCGGCGCTTGGGCTTGTCGGGCAGGACGGGGGCGTTGGACACGCGATCACTCCGGGAGTCGTTCGGCGGGCGCGCGGCTCGCAGCACTCCGTGATCGACGGCGTCCGTTGATCCGCGCTTGCCGGACGGGGTCGTCCGGCCAGGTCCTCACCTGGGGCACCCCACCGCGGAGGAGGGTTGCCGGACAGCGAGCCAGGGCTTGTCGCTGTCACTCATGACCTGGGGGAACCCTAGCACCGGTGGTGCGGTGGCCGGCCGCCCTCAGGACCGGTGCACGTGGGGGAGCACGACGGCCTGCGCGGCGACCGTCCGCCCGTCGGTCGTGGTGAGCGAGGGGCCGCCGAACAGGACGTACCCGTCGGCGAGGGCGGCGCTGACCTTCTCGCAGAACGAGCGGTCGTCGGGGCCGGTCAGCAGGCGGTAGCTCAGCTTCTCCTCGCTCACCCGGGCAGGGTAGCCCGGGCCCGCTCCAGCGCGTCCTCGACCGCGAGCAGCCCCAGGGCCGCGTCGGCGAGGGCGTCGCCCCGCTTCTTCGGCGACCCCGGTGCCCAGCGCTTCTCGTCGTACTCGGTCGCGGTGCGGCGCAACGCCCCGCGGCTCACCCGCAGTTCGCGCTCCAGGCGCTCGACGAGCTCGGCGGGGGAGGGGGCCGGCGGGCGCAGCGACTCCCCGTCGCCCGCGCGCAGCTGCACGAGGACGTCGTGGTCCGGACCCTCCTCGGCCGTCCAGAACCGCACCGGGCGGTCGACGACGTGGTTCCACACGGGGGCCTGCGCGGACCGGAACCGCAGGACGACCGGTTTCGTCCCCAGCCCCGACGCCGCGAGCCAGTGCCCGGCCACGGGCGGCCGGGTGCCGGCCGCGCAGTCCTCCTCGGCCGCGCTCGTCACGAGCGCGACCCGCACGGCGTCGGCGTCCGGCAGCTCCTCGCGGCGGGGGCCGAGCAGGGGGCCGTGCACCCACGCCTCGGTGACCCGGAGCGTCACGATCCCGGCGGGCTGGCGGTGCACGTGCGCGCAGCGCTCGGCGACGTCCTCGAGGGTGCGCAGGGCGGTCGTCCACTTCACCGGACCCAGTGTGGTCGAGGTTGCGGGCCCGCCCGCCCCCGGGCCTAAGCTTCGCCGGTGGATTCGACCGAACTGAGGGCCCTGCAGAAGCCGTTGAAGGACTCCTACCGGGAGGATCCGGCCAAGGCGCTGGTGCCGGCCAAGGCCGTCGCCGTGCTGGACGGGCAGTCCATCGGCGTCTCCGTCGACGGGTTCGCCGGGACGACCCGCGCGGGTCTGCACCCCGCCGCCGGGGGTGACGGCACCGAGGCCTGCTCGGCCGACATGCTCTGCGAGGCCGTCGCCGCGTGCGCCGGGGTGACGCTGCGCAGCGTCGCGACGGCGATGGGCGTGGAGCTGCGGAACGCGTCCGTGACCGCCGAGGCCCACTGGGACGCCCGCGGCACCCTCGGCGTGGCCAGGGAGGTGCCCGTCGGGATCACCGACGTGACCATCACCTTCGACTTCACCTCCGACGCCGACGAGGCGACCGAGCAGAAGATGATCACCCTGGCCGAGCGCTACTGCGTCATCGCCCAGACGCTGCAGACCCCGCCGAAGGTCACCGTCCAGCGCGCCTGACGGGTGCGCGTCAGCGGCGCTCCTGCCGCCGCACCTCGCCCCGCCCGAACACGGCGACGACGGCGAACCCGAGGACCAGGGCCAGCAGGACGCCGATGTTGGCGTAGGCCCACTCGCCGTCGCGGCCGCCGATCGGCCCGAGCAGGTAGCCCTGCCACGTCAGCCAGCTCGCGCCGCCGTTGGTGACCAGGCCCCAGCCCACGACCGTCGCGACGACCATCGTCCCCAGCGCGAGGGGCCGCACGGCGCCGTACCGGCCGCGGGGGTCCAGCAGCTCGTCCTCGGCGTAACCGGCGCTCCGCGTCGCGAGGTCGGCGAGGAAGATCCCCGCCCACGCCGCGATCGGCACGCCCAGGGTGATGAGGAACCCCTGGAACGGGATGAGGAAGTCGGCGGAGAAGAAGGCGATGTAGACGGCGCCGGCGACCATGAGCGCGCCGTCGAGCAGGACGGCGACCGGCCGCGGCACGCGCAGCCCGACGTT
Protein-coding regions in this window:
- a CDS encoding TetR/AcrR family transcriptional regulator; amino-acid sequence: MPLPPDGRRAEVARANRSAVVHAARRLFAAQGYFQTTVEQIARAAGVAPATVYATTGGKQGLLLELVEAWATTPAVRESLEGVARCRRVEDAVSELASGVRRVRDEWGDVIEVVLATAPHEPSVAALLVDVRHRYEADVGACVTRIVDLTARPQAHRQVMDVLWFYFGFHGYALLVDDRGWDSGQAELWLVRQASRAVEDALADPAPDPGRATPPAGAAPARLRQWPT
- a CDS encoding amidohydrolase; the encoded protein is MIEVTERGSGSPGRDVAVVGGDVLTLTPQWRGGSVPATVLVRDGRIAAVGPDVPVPAGVPVVDATGRWVLPGLVDPHTHLGVHAEGEGWHGADVNEKGEPRGARLRTWDGVDPADRGFVDALATGVTTVAVLPGSANVVGGQTSALKTWGATVDAMLLRAPLGVKSALGENPKKNSSGGRGPGTRMGVAAALRDAFATARRFADDRDRAAAAGGRPGPVTGADRDAEVLARVLDGELLWHQHAHRADDIATAVRLADEFGYRLVLNHVTEGHRVLDLLRGRGLPAVVGPLLTSRSKPELRHRSLAVPGLLAGAGLQVALTTDHPVVPIQFLPVSAAFAVKEGMDPDEALRALTLNPAVILGLDDRVGSLAPGLDGDVVVWSGNPLDVMSRAVHVVLGGRSVYRWDGRGEVLGHDGAWSPV
- a CDS encoding diacylglycerol/lipid kinase family protein; the protein is MSDQENRDGQHGRSYLALVNAAAGSARPDAVDAVVGELGRAGDVELRRTGSLDELRESLLGAEGRRVVLLGGDGSLHAALQLLWDAHRTWDVGPLGVVPLGTGNDLARSLRLPLDPVAAARVVTTGRPRELELLVDSQDRITVNTVHAGIGASATATAQRLKKGLKALAYPVGAAWAGVSAGRGFRLRVQVDGQVVAPGPEPVLLVGIGIGGTIGGGAPLVPGADPHDGVADVVLSTSTGPLARLGFAAGLRRGVHVERQDVTTATGKVVEITAESGSFRLNSDGEVTGPQTSERFEMHADVWRVVCP
- a CDS encoding methionine ABC transporter permease, with translation MDFSGFVDTLGVFRTAIWQTLFMAVVSLVASGVIGLVLGTALYATRPGNLFGNRFVFGLIGFVVNLVRPIPFIIFLAAITPLQIAAVGTTIGTTAVTFAISLAAAFAVARIVEQSLVNVDPGVVEAARAVGASRLSILVGVVIPEGLGPLILGYTFIFIGIVDMTAQAGLVGGGGLGDYAITYGKQRYDYGIIYVAVAAIVVIVQVGQVVGNRLARSVMRR
- a CDS encoding methionine ABC transporter ATP-binding protein → MSALISLTDVSKTFDRRGGKTVTAVDGVSLEVAEGEVLAVIGYSGAGKSTLVRLINALERPTSGSVRVAGQDLTRLSEGELRAARSRIGMIFQQFNLFRSRTVAGNVGYPLKVAGVAKDERDRRTAELLDFVGLLDRAHAYPEQLSGGQKQRVGIARALATNPPLLLCDEATSALDPETTTEVLSLLRRVNTELGVTIVVITHEMEAVRQIADRVVVMEQGRVVEVGDVYDVFSDPKTPAAQRFVRSATHDRPSADTLARLRTHHPGRLVSVRITDEPGLQQRIDAVFRDHGTTAELVYGGVSEVRERRAGSLTYELTGTPDAVDAASAALRSAGVHVVEEV
- a CDS encoding MetQ/NlpA family ABC transporter substrate-binding protein; translation: MSNAPVLPDKPKRRGLLVGVIAAIAVVIVVVVAVVLSTRDDTATTAASGGGEAQTVTIGVADKSLPYWSTYTELAKSKLNVDVELVNFSDYTLPNPALEQGELDLNQFQHIQYLANYNVEAGDDLQPIGATAVYPLPLYSLTAKSASELPADAKVAIPNDAINEARGLLVLQEAGLVTLKDGGTAFSTTNDIESGKVEVVPVSADQTASALQSGSVAAAIVNNNYATAAKLPTDDIIVQDDAKSAAAAPYVNIFTARKADATNETYLQLAQLWHDPAVQEVFLQDNPTAIVEDTPAADLQAELTEVEADAKAAKGK
- a CDS encoding DUF1737 domain-containing protein; translation: MSEEKLSYRLLTGPDDRSFCEKVSAALADGYVLFGGPSLTTTDGRTVAAQAVVLPHVHRS
- a CDS encoding DUF7711 family protein: MKWTTALRTLEDVAERCAHVHRQPAGIVTLRVTEAWVHGPLLGPRREELPDADAVRVALVTSAAEEDCAAGTRPPVAGHWLAASGLGTKPVVLRFRSAQAPVWNHVVDRPVRFWTAEEGPDHDVLVQLRAGDGESLRPPAPSPAELVERLERELRVSRGALRRTATEYDEKRWAPGSPKKRGDALADAALGLLAVEDALERARATLPG
- a CDS encoding OsmC family protein, producing MDSTELRALQKPLKDSYREDPAKALVPAKAVAVLDGQSIGVSVDGFAGTTRAGLHPAAGGDGTEACSADMLCEAVAACAGVTLRSVATAMGVELRNASVTAEAHWDARGTLGVAREVPVGITDVTITFDFTSDADEATEQKMITLAERYCVIAQTLQTPPKVTVQRA